A region from the Dermacentor andersoni chromosome 11, qqDerAnde1_hic_scaffold, whole genome shotgun sequence genome encodes:
- the LOC126519825 gene encoding F-box only protein 30-like: MATAKEGDPIHPHCLNCVNVAKCSARLEKRTSCQIVHCKLECGASFHACKCQEHQLLCPNVKVPCANAVNGCPVWLLRSQLGTHLQHCPASLVYCTAEWNRWGWLRNATGDRQCVDRSGKLQLDYALAMRDLRSLRDGSHRGKLNKEGSKDDAMPVAAAPRGLGTTGNAWCLYNGGNCTNSSDGVDSHATGRLNGYVNHVCETSCVKAREEEKTNRGDVDFRLMRAAGACFAAKHGVGLNVELCVEFLTRYQLKPDKVYTFSCCQVFRRDEYAWHYQNVHRDIHCGLNGWLEHRCPLAQYGCSFSRRMFHPSPSGSQLVYSEVLESFGLAFPSAVKEAKQSGEGDADKGCSNNPSGTSATNIKVLENCGLAFPSAVEESKPNVKADADKGAQSCLPNGHSHTNGTCGESGDGVTSSALAFLDSPPLDGESGDAASSSGQAFLDFPFEVLQHIAGFLDAFSLNNFSLVSKRLRDVSCSLLKSRGMVVLRWERHGKLTWRVHSKSWYFSNGFSPIRKWVFSDEEHMSSHLKQCKYFDRNIKTMPTAVCFGIGNSRGPKTLVHLAMKAPPT, encoded by the exons ATGGCAACGGCGAAGGAAGGCGATCCCATACATCCTCATTGCCTGAACTGCGTGAACGTTGCCAAATGTTCGGCGCGCCTGGAGAAAAGGACGAGCTGCCAGATCGTGCACTGCAAGCTTGAATGCGGCGCCAGCTTCCACGCGTGCaaatgccaggagcatcagcTGCTCTGTCCCAATGTCAAG GTGCCATGTGCCAACGCTGTCAACGGCTGCCCAGTGTGGCTACTCCGAAGCCAGCTGGGTACCCATCTGCAGCACTGCCCTGCGAGCCTTGTGTACTGCACAGCCGAATGGAACAGGTGGGGTTGGCTTCGCAATGCAACTGGCGATCGGCAGTGCGTCGATCGATCAGGAAAGCTCCAGCTGGACTATGCCTTGGCCATGCGAGACCTGCGGTCCCTGAGGGACGGCAGCCACCGTGGGAAGCTAAACAAAGAGGGCAGCAAGGACGATGCAATGCCAGTGGCTGCAGCACCT AGGGGCCTtgggaccactggcaacgcctggTGCTTGTACAATGGTGGCAACTGCACCAACAGCAGCGATGGTGTAGATAGTCATGCCACGGGTAGGTTGAACGGGTATGTGAACCACGTGTGCGAGACATCCTGCGTCAAGGCTAGGGAGGAGGAGAAGACGAATCGCGGGGACGTGGACTTCAGGCTCATGCGAGCAGCCGGTGCGTGCTTTGCGGCGAAGCACGGTGTTGGCCTGAATGTTGAGCTGTGCGTCGAGTTCCTGACACGGTACCAGCTGAAGCCGGACAAGGTCTACACGTTTTCTTGCTGCCAG GTCTTTCGTCGCGATGAATATGCTTGGCATTATCAGAATGTCCACAGGGACATACACTGTGGCCTCAACGGCTGGCTTGAGCACAGATGTCCGTTGGCCCAATATGGCTGCAGCTTCTCAAGGCGAATGTTTCATCCTTCACCGTCTGGATCTCAACTCGTCTACAGTGAGGTACTGGAGTCCTTTGGACTTGCTTTTCCATCAGCGGTGAAGGAAGCAAAGCAAAGTGGAGAGGGTGATGCAGACAAAGG GTGCTCCAACAATCCAAGCGGCACATCAGCCACTAACATTAAAGTGCTGGAGAACTGTGGACTTGCCTTCCCATCAGCAGTGGAGGAATCTAAGCCGAATGTAAAGGCCGATGCAGATAAAGG GGCACAATCTTGCCTACCCAACGGGCACTCTCATACCAACGGCACTTGTGGTGAATCTGGTGATGGCGTGACATCCAGTGCCCTAGCTTTCTTGGACTCCCCTCCTCTTGATGGGGAATCTGGTGATGCCGCATCATCCAGTGGCCAAGCATTCTTAGACTTCCCTTTTGAA GTTCTGCAGCACATAGCTGGCTTTCTGGATGCTTTCAGCCTAAATAACTTCTCTCTCGTCTCTAAGCGTCTAAGGGACGTCTCGTGTTCGCTCCTGAAGAGCCGTGGAATGGTTGTCCTGAGATGGGAAAGGCATGGAAAACTTACCTGGAGAGTCCATTCAAAG AGCTGGTACTTCAGCAATGGATTCAGTCCAATAAGAAAGTGGGTGTTCTCGGATGAAGAGCACATGTCCAGTCACCTGAAGCAATGCAAGTACTTTGACCGCAACATCAAGACGATGCCTACGGCTGTATGCTTCGGCATCGGAAACTCTCGAGGCCCCAAGACGCTAGTTCACTTGGCTATGAAAGCTCCACCGACTTGA